One segment of Neisseria mucosa DNA contains the following:
- the gshA gene encoding glutamate--cysteine ligase, with amino-acid sequence MKLPVLAPEYLTQFQEFERKILANHAKIEAWFRSHWNEHRPPFYGSVDIRNAGYKISSIDMNLFPGGFNNLNPNFIPLAAVAAQDAVQRACETAKSVLIIPENHTRNTFYLQNVYALSEILRSAGYEVRLGSLNPEVTEPTEFETALGDKILLEPLLRTRERVHLADGFSPCVVLLNNDLSAGVPDILKGISQTVLPPLHGGWTTRRKTEHFSAYNQVATEFAKLIDVDEWQINPYFEKISGLDFQEREGEDALAGAVERVLAKIQAKYDELGITDQPFVIVKADAGTYGMGVMSVKSADEVRGLNRKNRNKMAKVKEGLEVSEVIVQEGIYTYETMNGAVSEPVVYMMDRFVIGGFFRVHEGRGADENLNAGGMVFVPLSNSIPTGSGDNSQEAPEACKRVFEQWDSLGMPRSEKDCDVDNEHNRLYVYGVMARLSLLAAALELEQTAPQA; translated from the coding sequence AATTCGAGAGAAAAATTCTTGCCAATCATGCCAAAATCGAAGCATGGTTTCGTTCGCACTGGAACGAACACCGTCCGCCGTTTTATGGTTCGGTTGACATCCGCAATGCCGGTTACAAAATTTCATCTATTGATATGAATTTGTTTCCGGGCGGCTTCAATAATTTGAATCCAAACTTCATCCCGCTGGCAGCGGTTGCCGCGCAAGATGCGGTACAGCGCGCCTGTGAAACGGCAAAATCCGTATTGATTATTCCTGAAAACCACACACGCAACACATTCTACCTGCAAAACGTTTACGCACTCAGCGAGATTTTGCGTTCGGCAGGGTATGAAGTCCGTTTGGGCAGCCTGAATCCAGAAGTTACCGAGCCGACTGAGTTTGAAACTGCCTTGGGCGACAAAATCCTGCTGGAACCTTTATTGCGTACCCGTGAGCGCGTCCACCTTGCCGACGGTTTTTCGCCTTGCGTTGTTTTGTTGAATAACGACTTGTCCGCCGGCGTTCCCGATATTCTCAAAGGCATCAGCCAAACCGTATTGCCTCCATTGCACGGCGGTTGGACGACGCGCCGCAAAACAGAACATTTCAGTGCATACAACCAAGTTGCCACCGAATTTGCCAAGCTGATTGACGTCGATGAATGGCAAATTAATCCTTATTTTGAAAAAATCAGCGGTTTGGATTTCCAAGAGCGCGAAGGCGAGGACGCATTGGCAGGTGCGGTAGAACGCGTATTGGCGAAAATTCAAGCCAAATACGATGAATTGGGTATTACCGACCAACCTTTCGTGATTGTCAAAGCCGACGCAGGCACTTACGGCATGGGCGTGATGAGCGTTAAATCAGCCGATGAAGTGCGCGGATTGAACCGCAAAAACCGCAATAAAATGGCAAAAGTCAAAGAAGGTTTGGAAGTCAGCGAAGTCATTGTCCAAGAAGGCATTTATACCTATGAAACCATGAACGGCGCCGTCAGCGAACCTGTCGTGTATATGATGGACCGTTTCGTCATCGGCGGCTTCTTCCGTGTACACGAAGGACGCGGAGCGGACGAAAACCTCAACGCCGGCGGCATGGTGTTCGTCCCGCTGTCCAACAGCATTCCCACCGGTAGCGGCGACAACTCCCAAGAGGCCCCCGAAGCCTGCAAACGCGTATTCGAACAATGGGATTCGCTCGGTATGCCACGCTCCGAGAAAGACTGCGACGTGGACAACGAACACAACCGCCTCTACGTTTACGGCGTAATGGCACGCTTGTCCTTACTCGCCGCCGCATTAGAGTTGGAACAAACAGCGCCTCAAGCCTAA
- the corA gene encoding magnesium/cobalt transporter CorA, producing MNKPANPVETNDNLQEQAMQRSNTDNAPRSAIHQTLYSADTFVQHDYLAGKALPDIARPQEDQINWLHFVGINDAALLKHALEPYGIHELVIEDILSRKQRPKIEDYGNYVFTAAQVYHYTTTGKLHSDQVYVIIGKDFVLSFQQKPLGLFSQLRRQMHENPHNILNKNTAFLAYCLLDRIVDDYFIVLESYNNRFETIDKSLFKNENSDILSKIHRLKRDAVRLRRTLLPLRDVFYQLAVRGDFAIFKGESTVYLRDVYDHNMQLIESLDASRDMVLSMMDIYLSFQSNRMNQQMRVLTVITIIFMPLTVITGIYGMNFDNMPELHWHYGYFMVLGVMLCIIIGLLIFFSRRKWL from the coding sequence ATGAATAAACCAGCCAATCCTGTTGAGACAAACGACAATCTGCAAGAGCAGGCCATGCAGCGCAGCAATACGGACAATGCGCCGCGTTCTGCCATCCACCAAACCTTATATTCCGCCGATACCTTTGTTCAGCATGATTATCTTGCTGGAAAGGCTTTGCCCGATATTGCACGCCCGCAAGAAGACCAAATCAACTGGCTGCATTTTGTCGGCATCAATGATGCTGCTTTGCTCAAACACGCGCTTGAGCCTTACGGCATCCATGAGCTGGTTATTGAAGACATTCTCAGCCGCAAGCAGCGCCCGAAAATCGAAGACTACGGCAACTATGTATTTACTGCCGCACAGGTTTACCATTACACCACCACAGGCAAGCTCCATTCCGACCAAGTGTATGTGATTATCGGCAAAGATTTTGTATTGTCTTTCCAACAAAAACCGCTGGGCTTGTTCAGCCAGCTGCGCCGGCAGATGCACGAAAATCCGCACAATATTTTGAACAAAAATACGGCGTTTCTGGCGTATTGCCTGCTTGACCGCATTGTGGACGACTATTTTATCGTTTTGGAATCATACAACAACCGTTTTGAAACCATAGACAAATCCCTGTTTAAAAATGAAAACAGCGATATTCTCAGTAAGATTCACCGCCTCAAGCGCGATGCCGTCCGCCTGCGCCGAACGCTTTTGCCCTTGCGCGATGTGTTTTACCAGCTGGCCGTACGCGGCGATTTTGCCATTTTCAAAGGCGAATCGACCGTCTATCTGCGCGACGTGTACGACCACAATATGCAGCTTATCGAATCGCTTGATGCCTCGCGTGATATGGTGTTGAGCATGATGGACATTTACCTTTCCTTCCAATCCAACCGCATGAACCAGCAAATGCGCGTGTTGACGGTTATTACCATCATCTTCATGCCGCTGACCGTCATCACCGGCATCTACGGCATGAACTTCGACAATATGCCCGAGCTGCATTGGCATTACGGCTATTTCATGGTTTTGGGTGTGATGCTGTGCATTATCATCGGACTGCTGATTTTCTTCTCACGTAGAAAATGGCTATGA
- a CDS encoding acyl-CoA thioesterase has protein sequence MEQARQLPSHELIMSELMMPDTANFSGNVHGGELLRLLDQVAYSCASRYSGNYCVTLSVDKVLFKEPIHVGELVTFYASINYTGRTSMEVGIRVEAQNIRTGEVRHTNSCYFTMVAVEDGKPVAVPPLEINTPRQRCRYEKAKKRKALSLQASNEVSCSL, from the coding sequence ATGGAACAAGCACGCCAACTTCCTTCTCACGAACTCATCATGTCTGAGCTGATGATGCCGGATACGGCAAACTTCAGCGGCAACGTCCACGGCGGCGAATTATTGCGCCTGCTCGACCAAGTCGCTTATTCCTGCGCCAGCCGATACAGCGGCAACTACTGCGTTACCTTGTCTGTCGATAAAGTTTTGTTTAAAGAGCCTATCCATGTCGGCGAACTGGTAACCTTTTACGCCAGCATCAACTACACTGGCCGCACTTCTATGGAAGTCGGCATCCGCGTTGAAGCGCAAAACATCCGCACTGGCGAAGTGCGCCATACCAACAGCTGCTACTTCACCATGGTTGCCGTAGAAGACGGCAAGCCGGTTGCCGTGCCGCCATTGGAAATCAATACACCGCGCCAACGCTGCCGTTATGAAAAGGCCAAAAAACGCAAAGCGTTGAGCCTTCAGGCGTCCAATGAAGTTTCTTGCAGCCTTTAA
- the gyrA gene encoding DNA gyrase subunit A, whose protein sequence is MTDATIRNDHKFALETLPVSLEDEMRKSYLDYAMSVIVGRALPDVRDGLKPVHRRVLYAMHELKNNWNSAYKKSARIVGDVIGKYHPHGDTAVYDTIVRMAQDFSMRYVLIDGQGNFGSVDGLAAAAMRYTEIRMEKISHEMLADIEEETVNFGPNYDGSEHEPLVLPTRFPALLVNGSSGIAVGMATNIPPHNLGDTINACLRLLDEPETEIDELINIIQAPDFPTGATIYGLSGVREGYKTGRGRVVMRGKTHIEPIGKNGEREAIVIDEIPYQVNKAKLVEKIGELVREKTLEGVSDLRDESDKSGMRVVIELKRNENAEVVLNQLYKLTQLQDSFGINMVALVDGQPRLLNLKQILSEFLRHRREVVTRRTLFRLKKARHEGHIAEGKAVALSNIDEIIRLIKESANAPEAKEKLLSRPWRSSLVEDMLSRTDLDLQMMRPEGLPENLGLHSQGYYLSELQADAILRMSLRNLTGLDQEEIVGEYKNLMSKIIDFVDILSKPERVTQIIREELADIKANFGDERRSEINPFGGDIADEDLIPQREMVVTLTHGGYIKTQPTTDYQAQRRGGRGKQAAATKDEDFIETLFVANTHDYLMCFTNLGKCHWIKVYKLPEGGRNSRGRPINNVIQLEEGEKVSAILAVREFPEDQYVFFATAQGMVKKVQLSAFKNVRSQGIKAIALKEDDYLVGAAQTGGADDIMLFSNLGKAIRFNEYWEKSGNDEAEDADIETENEDSDGLDDENAENALPSGKHGVRPSGRGSGGLRGMRLPADGKIVSLITFAPEAEQSDLQVLTATANGYGKRTPIADYSRKNKGGQGNIAINTGERNGDLVAATLVSETDDLMLITSGGVLIRTKVEQIRETGRAAAGVRLINLDEGETLVSLERVAEEAEDEAALESDAAENQVVETEDTPSQES, encoded by the coding sequence ATGACCGACGCAACCATCCGCAACGACCATAAATTTGCACTCGAAACCCTGCCTGTCAGCCTTGAAGACGAAATGCGCAAGAGCTACCTCGATTACGCCATGAGCGTGATTGTGGGTCGAGCCCTGCCGGATGTCCGCGACGGTCTCAAGCCGGTACACCGCCGCGTGTTGTACGCGATGCACGAGTTGAAAAACAACTGGAATTCCGCCTATAAAAAATCGGCGCGTATCGTCGGCGACGTTATCGGTAAATACCATCCCCACGGCGATACGGCCGTTTACGATACCATCGTCCGCATGGCGCAAGATTTTTCCATGCGTTATGTGCTGATCGACGGTCAGGGCAACTTTGGTTCCGTTGACGGATTGGCCGCGGCAGCCATGCGTTATACCGAAATCCGCATGGAAAAGATTTCCCATGAAATGCTGGCGGATATTGAAGAAGAAACCGTCAATTTCGGCCCCAACTATGACGGCAGCGAACATGAGCCGCTGGTATTGCCGACCCGTTTCCCCGCGCTGTTGGTAAACGGTTCGTCCGGTATTGCCGTCGGTATGGCAACCAATATCCCGCCGCACAATTTGGGCGATACCATCAATGCCTGCCTGCGCTTGTTGGATGAGCCTGAAACTGAAATTGACGAGCTGATCAACATTATCCAAGCGCCCGATTTCCCGACCGGCGCAACTATTTACGGCTTGAGCGGCGTTCGCGAAGGCTATAAAACTGGCCGCGGCCGCGTGGTCATGCGCGGTAAAACCCATATCGAGCCTATCGGCAAAAACGGCGAGCGCGAAGCCATTGTAATCGATGAAATCCCATATCAAGTAAACAAAGCCAAGCTGGTTGAGAAAATCGGCGAATTGGTACGCGAAAAAACGTTGGAAGGCGTATCCGACCTGCGCGACGAGTCCGACAAATCTGGTATGCGTGTCGTAATCGAATTGAAACGCAATGAAAATGCCGAAGTCGTTTTGAATCAACTCTACAAACTGACCCAGCTGCAAGACAGCTTCGGTATCAACATGGTGGCCTTGGTTGACGGCCAGCCGCGTTTGCTGAACCTGAAACAAATCCTGTCCGAATTCCTGCGCCACCGTCGCGAAGTCGTTACCCGCCGTACCCTGTTCCGCCTGAAAAAAGCGCGTCATGAAGGCCATATTGCCGAAGGTAAAGCGGTGGCCTTGTCCAATATCGACGAAATCATCCGTCTGATCAAAGAATCTGCCAATGCGCCGGAAGCCAAAGAAAAACTGCTGTCCCGCCCATGGCGCAGCAGCTTGGTTGAAGATATGCTCAGCCGTACGGATTTGGACCTGCAAATGATGCGCCCTGAAGGCTTGCCTGAAAATTTGGGTCTGCACAGTCAAGGCTATTACCTGAGCGAATTGCAAGCCGATGCCATCCTGCGCATGAGCCTGCGCAACCTGACCGGCCTCGATCAGGAAGAAATTGTCGGCGAATATAAAAACCTGATGAGTAAAATCATTGATTTCGTGGATATTCTTTCCAAACCTGAACGCGTTACCCAAATCATCCGCGAAGAATTGGCAGATATTAAAGCCAACTTTGGTGATGAGCGTCGCAGCGAAATCAATCCGTTTGGTGGCGACATTGCCGATGAAGACCTGATTCCGCAACGCGAAATGGTCGTTACCCTGACTCATGGCGGCTACATCAAAACCCAGCCGACTACCGATTATCAGGCGCAGCGTCGCGGCGGTCGCGGTAAACAGGCAGCGGCCACCAAAGACGAAGATTTTATCGAAACCCTGTTTGTTGCCAATACGCATGATTATTTGATGTGCTTCACCAATTTGGGCAAGTGCCATTGGATTAAAGTGTACAAACTGCCGGAAGGCGGCCGCAACAGCCGCGGCCGTCCGATTAACAACGTCATCCAATTGGAAGAAGGTGAAAAAGTCAGCGCCATCTTGGCCGTCCGCGAGTTCCCGGAAGACCAATACGTCTTCTTCGCCACTGCACAAGGCATGGTGAAAAAAGTCCAGCTGTCTGCGTTTAAAAACGTCCGCAGCCAAGGCATCAAAGCCATCGCGCTTAAAGAAGACGATTACTTGGTCGGCGCAGCGCAAACCGGCGGTGCGGACGATATTATGTTGTTCTCCAACTTGGGCAAAGCCATCCGCTTTAACGAATATTGGGAAAAATCCGGCAACGATGAGGCAGAAGATGCCGATATCGAAACCGAAAACGAAGATTCAGACGGCCTGGATGATGAAAATGCCGAAAACGCATTGCCAAGCGGCAAACACGGTGTCCGTCCGTCCGGTCGCGGCAGCGGCGGTTTGCGCGGTATGCGCCTGCCGGCCGATGGCAAGATTGTCAGCCTGATTACCTTCGCCCCTGAGGCCGAGCAAAGTGATTTGCAAGTATTGACCGCTACGGCCAACGGCTATGGCAAACGTACCCCGATTGCCGATTACAGCCGTAAAAACAAAGGCGGCCAAGGCAATATCGCCATCAATACCGGCGAACGCAACGGCGATTTGGTTGCCGCGACTTTGGTCAGCGAAACCGACGACCTGATGCTGATTACCAGCGGCGGCGTCCTGATTCGTACCAAAGTTGAGCAAATCCGTGAGACCGGCCGCGCTGCCGCAGGTGTCCGCCTGATTAATCTGGATGAAGGCGAAACCTTGGTCAGCTTGGAGCGCGTGGCTGAAGAGGCTGAAGATGAAGCCGCTTTAGAAAGCGATGCAGCTGAAAACCAAGTGGTAGAAACTGAAGATACTCCGTCTCAAGAATCTTAA